From the genome of Winogradskyella forsetii, one region includes:
- a CDS encoding fumarylacetoacetate hydrolase family protein encodes MKIIGIGKNYVNDKSEITAIKTGAQTIFTKPESSLVTGNNDIDFPKITNQLAYEVELVVKIGKRGKDISLEDANSFISEIAIGIDYTAKDVLAASREHKGPWALAKGFDGASPVSDFKTVSNFLDLGAINFDLKINSEQKQIGTTSLMIYSFAEIIAYVSSFMTLEEGDLIFTGTPASGTGLVLKGDHLQASIEDELLLDFKMI; translated from the coding sequence ATGAAAATCATAGGAATAGGCAAAAACTACGTCAACGATAAATCAGAAATAACAGCTATAAAAACAGGAGCACAAACAATTTTTACAAAGCCAGAATCGAGTTTGGTAACTGGTAATAATGACATTGACTTTCCAAAAATAACGAATCAATTAGCTTACGAAGTTGAGCTTGTGGTGAAAATAGGCAAACGAGGTAAAGATATTAGCCTTGAGGATGCCAATTCCTTTATATCTGAAATTGCTATTGGTATAGATTACACAGCTAAAGATGTATTGGCTGCCAGTAGAGAGCATAAAGGGCCTTGGGCTTTAGCTAAAGGTTTTGATGGCGCTTCGCCAGTTTCAGATTTTAAGACGGTTTCAAACTTTTTGGATTTAGGCGCTATTAATTTCGATTTGAAAATAAATAGCGAACAAAAACAAATTGGGACGACCAGTTTAATGATTTATAGTTTTGCCGAAATCATTGCTTACGTGTCGTCTTTTATGACCTTGGAAGAAGGAGATCTGATTTTTACGGGAACTCCAGCAAGTGGAACAGGTTTGGTCCTTAAAGGTGATCATTTACAAGCTTCTATAGAAGACGAGTTGTTATTGGATTTTAAGATGATTTAA
- the uvrA gene encoding excinuclease ABC subunit UvrA produces MSQFNDSIEVKGARVHNLKNIDVTIPREKLVVITGLSGSGKSSLAFDTIYAEGQRRYIETFSAYARQFLGSLERPDVDKIDGLSPVIAIEQKTTSKSPRSTVGTITEIYDFLRLLYARAADAYSYETGEKMVSYNDEQIKDLILEAYQGKRINILSPVVRSRKGHYRELFEQIAKQGFVKVRTDGEIVDIEKGMKLDRYKTHDIEIVIDRLKIDENENNEKRLMESINTAMYHGDDVLMVIDQDTNEPRFFSRNLMCPTSGISYPNPEPNNFSFNSPKGACQNCNGIGELYVVNDRKLVPDESLSIKNGALAPHGPQKKSWIFKQFETIAQRFEFSLSDPWKDIPEDAKQIILHGGKDKFTVESKLLGVSRDYKIDFEGVANFIESQFNSDSTKLKRWAKEYMDKIECSVCEGSRLRKESLYFKVDGKSIAELVMMDVVELGAWLDGLTNRLSQKQQQISAEIIKEIRNRVQFLLDVGLTYLSLNRSSKSLSGGEAQRIRLATQIGSQLVGVLYILDEPSIGLHQRDNEKLINSLLSLRDVGNSVIVVEHDKDMIERADHVIDIGPFAGKYGGEIISEGTPKELLKQHTLTAAYLNGEKEIEVPKTRRKGNGKKLVLKGCTGNNLKNVDVEFPLGKMIGVTGVSGSGKSTLINETLYPILNAHYFNGVKKPMPYKSIKGLEHLDKVIDINQSPIGRTPRSNPATYTKTFDEIRSLFSKIPEAMIRGYKPGRFSFNVKGGRCETCQGGGLRVIEMNFLPDVYVECETCQGKRFNRETLEIRYKGKSISDVLNMTIEEAVNFFENIPKIHRKLKTIKDVGLGYITLGQQSTTLSGGEAQRIKLATELSKRDTGNTFYILDEPTTGLHFEDIRVLMKVLNKLADKGNTVLIIEHNLDVIKTVDYIIDIGYEGGKGGGKVVAKGTPEQIIKDKKSYTAQFLKKELA; encoded by the coding sequence ATGAGCCAATTCAACGATTCCATTGAAGTAAAAGGAGCACGCGTTCACAACCTAAAAAATATAGATGTCACTATTCCAAGAGAGAAACTAGTGGTAATTACTGGTCTTTCGGGAAGTGGAAAATCATCATTAGCTTTCGATACTATTTATGCCGAAGGACAACGTCGCTATATTGAAACCTTTTCGGCTTATGCACGTCAGTTTTTAGGGAGCTTAGAGCGTCCTGATGTAGATAAAATCGATGGTTTGTCACCCGTAATTGCCATAGAGCAAAAAACGACAAGCAAATCACCACGCTCTACTGTTGGCACGATTACTGAAATCTACGATTTCCTGCGTTTATTATATGCCAGAGCAGCGGATGCTTATAGCTATGAAACTGGCGAAAAAATGGTAAGCTATAACGATGAGCAAATAAAAGACTTGATTTTAGAAGCCTATCAAGGCAAACGTATTAATATTTTATCTCCTGTGGTGCGTTCGCGCAAAGGGCATTATCGTGAGTTGTTTGAGCAAATCGCTAAGCAAGGCTTCGTCAAGGTAAGAACAGATGGCGAAATTGTGGATATTGAAAAGGGCATGAAACTAGACCGCTACAAAACCCACGATATCGAAATTGTCATCGATAGATTAAAGATTGACGAGAACGAAAACAACGAAAAGCGCTTAATGGAATCCATCAATACAGCGATGTATCATGGCGACGATGTTCTAATGGTTATTGACCAAGACACCAACGAACCTCGTTTTTTTAGCAGGAATTTAATGTGTCCTACCTCTGGAATCTCCTACCCAAATCCGGAACCAAATAACTTCTCATTCAACTCACCAAAAGGCGCTTGCCAAAATTGTAACGGCATTGGCGAATTATACGTGGTCAATGACCGTAAGTTAGTGCCAGATGAATCATTGTCCATAAAAAATGGCGCATTAGCACCACACGGTCCTCAAAAGAAAAGCTGGATTTTTAAGCAATTTGAAACCATTGCGCAACGTTTTGAGTTTTCATTAAGTGACCCTTGGAAAGATATACCAGAAGACGCCAAACAAATTATTCTTCATGGCGGAAAAGATAAGTTTACCGTTGAAAGCAAATTGTTAGGGGTTTCACGCGATTATAAAATAGATTTTGAAGGCGTTGCCAATTTTATCGAAAGTCAGTTCAATTCAGACTCAACTAAACTAAAAAGATGGGCAAAAGAGTACATGGATAAGATAGAATGTTCCGTTTGCGAGGGTTCACGATTACGAAAAGAATCGCTATACTTTAAAGTAGATGGCAAAAGCATTGCAGAATTGGTAATGATGGATGTGGTGGAATTAGGAGCGTGGCTAGATGGACTAACGAATCGATTATCCCAAAAACAACAACAAATTTCGGCTGAGATCATAAAGGAAATAAGAAATAGAGTCCAGTTTTTACTCGATGTAGGACTTACTTACCTCAGCTTAAACCGAAGTTCGAAATCGCTTTCTGGTGGCGAAGCTCAACGCATAAGGTTAGCGACTCAAATTGGTTCACAATTGGTAGGCGTCTTATATATTCTAGATGAACCAAGTATTGGTTTACACCAACGTGATAACGAAAAATTAATCAATTCCTTGCTGTCTTTAAGGGATGTTGGTAATTCCGTAATTGTCGTAGAACACGATAAGGATATGATAGAACGTGCCGACCACGTGATAGATATCGGTCCTTTCGCTGGTAAATATGGCGGCGAAATTATCAGTGAAGGCACACCAAAAGAATTGCTAAAACAGCATACGCTAACGGCAGCATACCTCAATGGCGAAAAGGAAATTGAAGTCCCAAAAACCAGACGAAAAGGCAATGGAAAAAAACTGGTTTTAAAAGGTTGTACAGGTAACAATCTGAAGAACGTCGATGTGGAGTTTCCTTTAGGGAAAATGATTGGTGTTACTGGCGTTTCCGGAAGTGGTAAATCGACCTTAATTAATGAGACCCTCTACCCTATTCTCAATGCACATTATTTTAATGGCGTTAAGAAACCAATGCCTTACAAAAGTATAAAAGGTTTAGAGCATTTGGATAAAGTGATTGACATTAACCAATCACCAATTGGGCGCACACCTAGAAGTAACCCAGCAACCTACACCAAAACCTTTGATGAAATAAGAAGTTTATTCTCTAAGATTCCTGAAGCAATGATTCGTGGTTATAAACCAGGGCGTTTCAGCTTTAACGTGAAAGGTGGACGTTGCGAAACCTGCCAAGGTGGCGGTTTACGTGTGATTGAAATGAATTTTCTACCAGATGTTTATGTCGAATGTGAAACCTGCCAAGGCAAGCGCTTTAATAGAGAAACTTTAGAAATACGATACAAGGGAAAATCCATTAGTGATGTTTTGAATATGACGATTGAAGAAGCCGTTAATTTCTTTGAAAACATCCCAAAAATTCATAGAAAACTAAAAACCATTAAAGATGTTGGTTTAGGTTATATTACTTTGGGTCAACAAAGTACCACACTTTCCGGTGGTGAGGCACAACGAATAAAGTTAGCGACTGAACTCAGTAAGCGCGATACAGGAAACACCTTTTAT
- a CDS encoding sensor of ECF-type sigma factor, producing the protein MKTFHTLLITLFISASVFAQRPDREKIKALKIAHITEQMDLSKKEAQKFWPIYNANEDAEDQLREKFSALRNEKSANELTESEAKTYLLNLISIEQEKTELRAKLLNDLLEILPAKKIVALVQAEKSFRRKMIEEYKERHRKMKQN; encoded by the coding sequence ATGAAGACATTTCATACTTTACTAATAACCTTATTCATTTCTGCTAGTGTATTTGCACAACGACCAGATAGAGAAAAAATAAAAGCTTTAAAGATTGCCCATATTACCGAGCAAATGGATTTATCCAAAAAGGAAGCGCAAAAATTTTGGCCAATTTATAATGCCAATGAAGACGCTGAAGATCAACTTAGGGAAAAGTTTAGCGCTCTGCGCAATGAAAAATCCGCAAATGAATTAACCGAAAGTGAAGCGAAAACCTATCTTCTTAACCTGATTAGCATAGAACAGGAAAAAACAGAATTACGTGCCAAATTGCTCAACGATTTATTGGAAATTTTACCAGCGAAAAAAATTGTTGCCCTTGTACAAGCAGAAAAATCATTCAGACGTAAAATGATTGAAGAATACAAAGAGCGTCATCGAAAAATGAAACAGAACTAG
- a CDS encoding RNA polymerase sigma factor, with the protein MIDESEFIERLQNPLSKEAAFRELLQLYKERLYWHIRKIVLNHDDADDVLQNTFIKVHRSIDNFKGESKLFSWLYRIATNESITLINKNAKRLQITNEEHQNRAINNLTSDVYFEGDAIQLKLQKAIATLPQKQQLVFNMRYFEELKYKDMAEILDTSEGALKASYHIAAKKIEAYLTSD; encoded by the coding sequence TTGATTGACGAATCAGAATTTATAGAGCGTTTACAAAATCCTTTATCTAAAGAAGCGGCTTTTAGAGAACTGTTACAACTCTATAAAGAACGTTTGTATTGGCATATAAGAAAAATTGTATTGAATCATGATGATGCTGACGATGTGCTTCAGAATACATTTATAAAAGTCCATCGCAGTATTGACAATTTTAAAGGCGAGAGTAAGTTGTTTTCTTGGTTATATAGAATAGCAACTAATGAATCCATTACACTTATCAATAAAAATGCTAAACGCTTACAGATTACAAACGAGGAGCATCAAAACAGGGCCATAAACAATTTGACCTCAGATGTTTACTTTGAAGGTGATGCCATTCAACTTAAATTACAAAAAGCAATAGCAACCTTACCGCAAAAACAACAATTAGTTTTTAACATGCGCTATTTTGAGGAATTAAAATATAAGGACATGGCAGAAATTTTAGATACTAGTGAAGGCGCCTTAAAGGCCTCCTATCATATTGCCGCAAAGAAAATAGAAGCCTATTTGACTTCAGATTAA